In Penaeus chinensis breed Huanghai No. 1 chromosome 19, ASM1920278v2, whole genome shotgun sequence, a single genomic region encodes these proteins:
- the LOC125035133 gene encoding H(+)/Cl(-) exchange transporter 5-like isoform X2, whose product MESRPLTRHDSMNNPLVRPPNYQAVEQPSHSAASANGLRQKSNLDDDDIHRNPPPGSSSGSGGAMDPPQGHQMTVTYDGDSEGSNNTFPLDSDEQEFPGIGQYDDFHTIDWQRDVARDRMRHRHIIKKRDDSAWDWIKSGHDAWSGWLCVFLVGVIAGAFAGMIDIGTSWMSDLRFGICPEAFWFNQEQCCWSSNETFYDGDNCSNWYSWPEVFGHEPNGAGAYIISYIFYILWSLLFASLAASLVMMFAPYACGSGIPEIKTILSGFIIRGYLGKWTLLIKSLGMILAVSAGLSLGKEGPLVHVACCIGNIFSYAFPKYGKNEAKKREILSAAAAVGVSVAFGAPIGGVLFSLEEASYYFPLKTLWRSFFAALVAAFVLRSINPFGNEHSVLFYVEYNKPWIFIELVPFIILGVIGGIIGMLFIKFNIKWCRFRKTSLMGQYPRLEVLIVTLITAFIAYPNPYTRMNTSNLIYLLFSQCGVANNDNLCTPGSSLRSNRVSLVDVFPAGPKPASLPSSDYQRNFTNVNTAIEIAAAGPGVLQAVWLLALALIFKCVVTVFTFGIKVPCGLFIPSLAMGSIIGRLVGIGMEQLAYNYPEWAVFAGECSTGENCITPGLYAMVGAAAVLGGVTRMTVSLVVIMFELTGGVRYIVPLMAAVMASKWIGDAFGREGIYDAHIILNGYPFLDSKEEFSHTTLANDVMKPGKNESFYVITQDSMTLDDVEQLLRETDHNGFPVVVSRQSQYLVGFVARRDLNIAISQAKKTTEGIVGESIVLFTSSVPSPWMGPPPLRLRKILDLAPITITDHTPMETVVDMFRKLGLRQTLVTHNGRLLGIITKKDVLRHIKFLESEDPESVLFN is encoded by the exons ATGGAGTCTAGGCCCCTGACCCGCCATGATAGCATGAACAACCCGCTGGTGCGCCCTCCTAACTACCAGGCGGTAGAACAGCCATCGCACTCCGCT gcaTCAGCAAACGGCCTCAGGCAAAAGAGCAACCTGGACGACGACGACATTCACCGTAACCCCCCTCCCGGCAGCAGCAGTGGCAGCGGAGGTGCCATGGATCCACCTCAGGGACACCAAA TGACGGTGACGTACGATGGGGATAGTGAGG GTTCAAACAACACGTTCCCCCTGGACTCTGATGAGCAGGAGTTCCCGGGCATCGGGCAGTATGACGACTTCCACACCATCGACTGGCAGCGCGATGTGGCTCGGGACCGAATGCGGCACCGGCACATCATCAAGAAGCGCGACGACAGTGCCTGGGACTGGATCAAGAGTGGCCACGATGCTTGGTCCGGATGGCTCTGCGTCTTCTTGGTCGGGGTCATCGCAG GTGCTTTTGCTGGAATGATTGACATCGGAACTAGCTGGATGTCTGACCTGCGTTTTGGTATATGTCCCGAGGCATTCTGGTTTAACCAAGAGCAGTGCTGCTGGTCATCTAACGAAACTTTTTATGATGGTGACAATTGCTCTAAT TGGTACAGCTGGCCTGAGGTGTTTGGCCATGAACCAAATGGCGCAGGAGCCTACATCatctcatacattttctacatcctgtggtctcttctcttcgcttctttgGCAGCTTCTCTTGTCATGATGTTTGCCCCATATGCCTGTGGCTCTGGTATTCCTGAG ATCAAGACAATCCTGAGTGGCTTCATTATCCGTGGATATTTGGGCAAGTGGACCCTCCTTATCAAGTCTCTCGGCATGATACTGGCTGTATCAGCTGGCCTCTCACTCGGAAAGGAGGGACCTCTCGTGCACGTCGCTTGCTGTATTG GAAACATCTTCTCTTATGCCTTCCCCAAGTATGGAAAGAACGAGGCCAAGAAGCGTGAGATCCTTTCGGCAGCAGCTGCAGTTGGTGTCTCTGTGGCCTTTGGTGCTCCCATTGGTGGTGTGCTATTCAGCTTAGAAGAG GCATCATACTACTTCCCCCTGAAAACCCTGTGGCGTTCATTCTTTGCGGCACTGGTGGCAGCCTTCGTGTTGCGCTCAATCAACCCCTTCGGCAACGAGCACTCTGTACTCTTCTATGTCGAGTACAACAAGCCCTGGATCTTCATTGAGCTGGTGCCATTCATCATCCTGGGAGTCATTGGG GGAATAATCGGCATGCTGTTCATCAAGTTCAACATCAAGTGGTGTCGTTTCCGCAAGACATCCCTCATGGGCCAGTACCCTAGGCTGGAAGTCCTTATTGTGACCCTCATCACTGCCTTCATCGCATATCCCAACCCCTACACGCGCATGAACACCTCCAACCTCATTTACCTTCTGTTCTCCCAGTGTGGGGTGGCCAACAACGACAACTTGTG TACGCCTGGGTCGTCTCTGAGGTCAAATCGGGTCAGTTTGGTTGATGTGTTTCCCGCTGGACCTAAACCAGCCAGTCTGCCATCCAG CGACTATCAGAGGAACTTCACCAACGTAAACACAGCAATAGAGATTGCAGCAGCTGGGCCAGGAGTACTGCAGGCAGTGTGGCTTCTTGCTCTGGCTCTGATCTTCAAG tgTGTGGTGACAGTATTCACCTTTGGCATCAAGGTGCCATGTGGTCTTTTCATACCCTCGCTGGCAATGGGCTCTATTATCGGACGTCTGGTGGGCATCGGTATGGAGCAGCTGGCCTA CAACTACCCAGAGTGGGCAGTGTTTGCAGGCGAATGCAGCACTGGTGAGAATTGCATAACTCCAGGTCTTTATGCCATGGTGGGTGCTGCGGCTGTGCTGGGCGGAGTGACGCGCATGACAG TGTCACTGGTGGTGATCATGTTTGAACTGACTGGAGGTGTGCGGTATATCGTCCCCCTCATGGCAGCTGTCATGGCAAGCAAGTGGATTGGGGATGCCTTTGGACGTGAGGGTATCTACGATGCACACATCATCCTCAATGGCTACCCATTCCTGGATTCCAAGGAGGAGTTCAGCCACACCACCCTTGCCAATGATGTCATGAAGCCAGG aAAGAACGAGTCATTCTACGTAATCACTCAGGATAGTATGACTCTGGATGATGTGGAACAACTTCTACGCGAGACAGACCACAATGGGTTCCCTGTAGTCGTCAGCAGACAGTCACAATATCTGGTGGGCTTTGTTGCCAGACGAGATTTAAATATTGCAATCA GCCAGGCCAAAAAGACCACAGAAGGGATTGTGGGAGAAAGCATAGTGTTGTTCACTTCGTCAGTGCCCTCCCCCTGGATGggaccccctcccctccggctCCGCAAGATCCTGGACCTGGCCCCCATCACTATCACAGACCACACGCCCATGGAAACAGTTGTTGACATGTTCCGGAAGCTGGGCCTGCGACAGACGCTTGTCACACACAATGG GCGGCTGCTGGGCATCATCACGAAAAAGGACGTTCTGCGCCACATCAAGTTCCTGGAGAGTGAAGACCCAGAGTCTGTCCTTTTCAATTGA
- the LOC125035133 gene encoding H(+)/Cl(-) exchange transporter 5-like isoform X5 has protein sequence MESRPLTRHDSMNNPLVRPPNYQAVEQPSHSAASANGLRQKSNLDDDDIHRNPPPGSSSGSGGAMDPPQGHQMTVTYDGDSEGYVSFAGGSGSNNTFPLDSDEQEFPGIGQYDDFHTIDWQRDVARDRMRHRHIIKKRDDSAWDWIKSGHDAWSGWLCVFLVGVIAGAFAGMIDIGTSWMSDLRFGICPEAFWFNQEQCCWSSNETFYDGDNCSNWYSWPEVFGHEPNGAGAYIISYIFYILWSLLFASLAASLVMMFAPYACGSGIPEIKTILSGFIIRGYLGKWTLLIKSLGMILAVSAGLSLGKEGPLVHVACCIGNIFSYAFPKYGKNEAKKREILSAAAAVGVSVAFGAPIGGVLFSLEEASYYFPLKTLWRSFFAALVAAFVLRSINPFGNEHSVLFYVEYNKPWIFIELVPFIILGVIGGIIGMLFIKFNIKWCRFRKTSLMGQYPRLEVLIVTLITAFIAYPNPYTRMNTSNLIYLLFSQCGVANNDNLCDYQRNFTNVNTAIEIAAAGPGVLQAVWLLALALIFKCVVTVFTFGIKVPCGLFIPSLAMGSIIGRLVGIGMEQLAYNYPEWAVFAGECSTGENCITPGLYAMVGAAAVLGGVTRMTVSLVVIMFELTGGVRYIVPLMAAVMASKWIGDAFGREGIYDAHIILNGYPFLDSKEEFSHTTLANDVMKPGKNESFYVITQDSMTLDDVEQLLRETDHNGFPVVVSRQSQYLVGFVARRDLNIAISQAKKTTEGIVGESIVLFTSSVPSPWMGPPPLRLRKILDLAPITITDHTPMETVVDMFRKLGLRQTLVTHNGRLLGIITKKDVLRHIKFLESEDPESVLFN, from the exons ATGGAGTCTAGGCCCCTGACCCGCCATGATAGCATGAACAACCCGCTGGTGCGCCCTCCTAACTACCAGGCGGTAGAACAGCCATCGCACTCCGCT gcaTCAGCAAACGGCCTCAGGCAAAAGAGCAACCTGGACGACGACGACATTCACCGTAACCCCCCTCCCGGCAGCAGCAGTGGCAGCGGAGGTGCCATGGATCCACCTCAGGGACACCAAA TGACGGTGACGTACGATGGGGATAGTGAGG GTTACGTGTCCTTTGCCGGTGGTTCGG GTTCAAACAACACGTTCCCCCTGGACTCTGATGAGCAGGAGTTCCCGGGCATCGGGCAGTATGACGACTTCCACACCATCGACTGGCAGCGCGATGTGGCTCGGGACCGAATGCGGCACCGGCACATCATCAAGAAGCGCGACGACAGTGCCTGGGACTGGATCAAGAGTGGCCACGATGCTTGGTCCGGATGGCTCTGCGTCTTCTTGGTCGGGGTCATCGCAG GTGCTTTTGCTGGAATGATTGACATCGGAACTAGCTGGATGTCTGACCTGCGTTTTGGTATATGTCCCGAGGCATTCTGGTTTAACCAAGAGCAGTGCTGCTGGTCATCTAACGAAACTTTTTATGATGGTGACAATTGCTCTAAT TGGTACAGCTGGCCTGAGGTGTTTGGCCATGAACCAAATGGCGCAGGAGCCTACATCatctcatacattttctacatcctgtggtctcttctcttcgcttctttgGCAGCTTCTCTTGTCATGATGTTTGCCCCATATGCCTGTGGCTCTGGTATTCCTGAG ATCAAGACAATCCTGAGTGGCTTCATTATCCGTGGATATTTGGGCAAGTGGACCCTCCTTATCAAGTCTCTCGGCATGATACTGGCTGTATCAGCTGGCCTCTCACTCGGAAAGGAGGGACCTCTCGTGCACGTCGCTTGCTGTATTG GAAACATCTTCTCTTATGCCTTCCCCAAGTATGGAAAGAACGAGGCCAAGAAGCGTGAGATCCTTTCGGCAGCAGCTGCAGTTGGTGTCTCTGTGGCCTTTGGTGCTCCCATTGGTGGTGTGCTATTCAGCTTAGAAGAG GCATCATACTACTTCCCCCTGAAAACCCTGTGGCGTTCATTCTTTGCGGCACTGGTGGCAGCCTTCGTGTTGCGCTCAATCAACCCCTTCGGCAACGAGCACTCTGTACTCTTCTATGTCGAGTACAACAAGCCCTGGATCTTCATTGAGCTGGTGCCATTCATCATCCTGGGAGTCATTGGG GGAATAATCGGCATGCTGTTCATCAAGTTCAACATCAAGTGGTGTCGTTTCCGCAAGACATCCCTCATGGGCCAGTACCCTAGGCTGGAAGTCCTTATTGTGACCCTCATCACTGCCTTCATCGCATATCCCAACCCCTACACGCGCATGAACACCTCCAACCTCATTTACCTTCTGTTCTCCCAGTGTGGGGTGGCCAACAACGACAACTTGTG CGACTATCAGAGGAACTTCACCAACGTAAACACAGCAATAGAGATTGCAGCAGCTGGGCCAGGAGTACTGCAGGCAGTGTGGCTTCTTGCTCTGGCTCTGATCTTCAAG tgTGTGGTGACAGTATTCACCTTTGGCATCAAGGTGCCATGTGGTCTTTTCATACCCTCGCTGGCAATGGGCTCTATTATCGGACGTCTGGTGGGCATCGGTATGGAGCAGCTGGCCTA CAACTACCCAGAGTGGGCAGTGTTTGCAGGCGAATGCAGCACTGGTGAGAATTGCATAACTCCAGGTCTTTATGCCATGGTGGGTGCTGCGGCTGTGCTGGGCGGAGTGACGCGCATGACAG TGTCACTGGTGGTGATCATGTTTGAACTGACTGGAGGTGTGCGGTATATCGTCCCCCTCATGGCAGCTGTCATGGCAAGCAAGTGGATTGGGGATGCCTTTGGACGTGAGGGTATCTACGATGCACACATCATCCTCAATGGCTACCCATTCCTGGATTCCAAGGAGGAGTTCAGCCACACCACCCTTGCCAATGATGTCATGAAGCCAGG aAAGAACGAGTCATTCTACGTAATCACTCAGGATAGTATGACTCTGGATGATGTGGAACAACTTCTACGCGAGACAGACCACAATGGGTTCCCTGTAGTCGTCAGCAGACAGTCACAATATCTGGTGGGCTTTGTTGCCAGACGAGATTTAAATATTGCAATCA GCCAGGCCAAAAAGACCACAGAAGGGATTGTGGGAGAAAGCATAGTGTTGTTCACTTCGTCAGTGCCCTCCCCCTGGATGggaccccctcccctccggctCCGCAAGATCCTGGACCTGGCCCCCATCACTATCACAGACCACACGCCCATGGAAACAGTTGTTGACATGTTCCGGAAGCTGGGCCTGCGACAGACGCTTGTCACACACAATGG GCGGCTGCTGGGCATCATCACGAAAAAGGACGTTCTGCGCCACATCAAGTTCCTGGAGAGTGAAGACCCAGAGTCTGTCCTTTTCAATTGA
- the LOC125035133 gene encoding H(+)/Cl(-) exchange transporter 5-like isoform X3, translating to MESRPLTRHDSMNNPLVRPPNYQAVEQPSHSAASANGLRQKSNLDDDDIHRNPPPGSSSGSGGAMDPPQGHQSYVSFAGGSGSNNTFPLDSDEQEFPGIGQYDDFHTIDWQRDVARDRMRHRHIIKKRDDSAWDWIKSGHDAWSGWLCVFLVGVIAGAFAGMIDIGTSWMSDLRFGICPEAFWFNQEQCCWSSNETFYDGDNCSNWYSWPEVFGHEPNGAGAYIISYIFYILWSLLFASLAASLVMMFAPYACGSGIPEIKTILSGFIIRGYLGKWTLLIKSLGMILAVSAGLSLGKEGPLVHVACCIGNIFSYAFPKYGKNEAKKREILSAAAAVGVSVAFGAPIGGVLFSLEEASYYFPLKTLWRSFFAALVAAFVLRSINPFGNEHSVLFYVEYNKPWIFIELVPFIILGVIGGIIGMLFIKFNIKWCRFRKTSLMGQYPRLEVLIVTLITAFIAYPNPYTRMNTSNLIYLLFSQCGVANNDNLCTPGSSLRSNRVSLVDVFPAGPKPASLPSSDYQRNFTNVNTAIEIAAAGPGVLQAVWLLALALIFKCVVTVFTFGIKVPCGLFIPSLAMGSIIGRLVGIGMEQLAYNYPEWAVFAGECSTGENCITPGLYAMVGAAAVLGGVTRMTVSLVVIMFELTGGVRYIVPLMAAVMASKWIGDAFGREGIYDAHIILNGYPFLDSKEEFSHTTLANDVMKPGKNESFYVITQDSMTLDDVEQLLRETDHNGFPVVVSRQSQYLVGFVARRDLNIAISQAKKTTEGIVGESIVLFTSSVPSPWMGPPPLRLRKILDLAPITITDHTPMETVVDMFRKLGLRQTLVTHNGRLLGIITKKDVLRHIKFLESEDPESVLFN from the exons ATGGAGTCTAGGCCCCTGACCCGCCATGATAGCATGAACAACCCGCTGGTGCGCCCTCCTAACTACCAGGCGGTAGAACAGCCATCGCACTCCGCT gcaTCAGCAAACGGCCTCAGGCAAAAGAGCAACCTGGACGACGACGACATTCACCGTAACCCCCCTCCCGGCAGCAGCAGTGGCAGCGGAGGTGCCATGGATCCACCTCAGGGACACCAAA GTTACGTGTCCTTTGCCGGTGGTTCGG GTTCAAACAACACGTTCCCCCTGGACTCTGATGAGCAGGAGTTCCCGGGCATCGGGCAGTATGACGACTTCCACACCATCGACTGGCAGCGCGATGTGGCTCGGGACCGAATGCGGCACCGGCACATCATCAAGAAGCGCGACGACAGTGCCTGGGACTGGATCAAGAGTGGCCACGATGCTTGGTCCGGATGGCTCTGCGTCTTCTTGGTCGGGGTCATCGCAG GTGCTTTTGCTGGAATGATTGACATCGGAACTAGCTGGATGTCTGACCTGCGTTTTGGTATATGTCCCGAGGCATTCTGGTTTAACCAAGAGCAGTGCTGCTGGTCATCTAACGAAACTTTTTATGATGGTGACAATTGCTCTAAT TGGTACAGCTGGCCTGAGGTGTTTGGCCATGAACCAAATGGCGCAGGAGCCTACATCatctcatacattttctacatcctgtggtctcttctcttcgcttctttgGCAGCTTCTCTTGTCATGATGTTTGCCCCATATGCCTGTGGCTCTGGTATTCCTGAG ATCAAGACAATCCTGAGTGGCTTCATTATCCGTGGATATTTGGGCAAGTGGACCCTCCTTATCAAGTCTCTCGGCATGATACTGGCTGTATCAGCTGGCCTCTCACTCGGAAAGGAGGGACCTCTCGTGCACGTCGCTTGCTGTATTG GAAACATCTTCTCTTATGCCTTCCCCAAGTATGGAAAGAACGAGGCCAAGAAGCGTGAGATCCTTTCGGCAGCAGCTGCAGTTGGTGTCTCTGTGGCCTTTGGTGCTCCCATTGGTGGTGTGCTATTCAGCTTAGAAGAG GCATCATACTACTTCCCCCTGAAAACCCTGTGGCGTTCATTCTTTGCGGCACTGGTGGCAGCCTTCGTGTTGCGCTCAATCAACCCCTTCGGCAACGAGCACTCTGTACTCTTCTATGTCGAGTACAACAAGCCCTGGATCTTCATTGAGCTGGTGCCATTCATCATCCTGGGAGTCATTGGG GGAATAATCGGCATGCTGTTCATCAAGTTCAACATCAAGTGGTGTCGTTTCCGCAAGACATCCCTCATGGGCCAGTACCCTAGGCTGGAAGTCCTTATTGTGACCCTCATCACTGCCTTCATCGCATATCCCAACCCCTACACGCGCATGAACACCTCCAACCTCATTTACCTTCTGTTCTCCCAGTGTGGGGTGGCCAACAACGACAACTTGTG TACGCCTGGGTCGTCTCTGAGGTCAAATCGGGTCAGTTTGGTTGATGTGTTTCCCGCTGGACCTAAACCAGCCAGTCTGCCATCCAG CGACTATCAGAGGAACTTCACCAACGTAAACACAGCAATAGAGATTGCAGCAGCTGGGCCAGGAGTACTGCAGGCAGTGTGGCTTCTTGCTCTGGCTCTGATCTTCAAG tgTGTGGTGACAGTATTCACCTTTGGCATCAAGGTGCCATGTGGTCTTTTCATACCCTCGCTGGCAATGGGCTCTATTATCGGACGTCTGGTGGGCATCGGTATGGAGCAGCTGGCCTA CAACTACCCAGAGTGGGCAGTGTTTGCAGGCGAATGCAGCACTGGTGAGAATTGCATAACTCCAGGTCTTTATGCCATGGTGGGTGCTGCGGCTGTGCTGGGCGGAGTGACGCGCATGACAG TGTCACTGGTGGTGATCATGTTTGAACTGACTGGAGGTGTGCGGTATATCGTCCCCCTCATGGCAGCTGTCATGGCAAGCAAGTGGATTGGGGATGCCTTTGGACGTGAGGGTATCTACGATGCACACATCATCCTCAATGGCTACCCATTCCTGGATTCCAAGGAGGAGTTCAGCCACACCACCCTTGCCAATGATGTCATGAAGCCAGG aAAGAACGAGTCATTCTACGTAATCACTCAGGATAGTATGACTCTGGATGATGTGGAACAACTTCTACGCGAGACAGACCACAATGGGTTCCCTGTAGTCGTCAGCAGACAGTCACAATATCTGGTGGGCTTTGTTGCCAGACGAGATTTAAATATTGCAATCA GCCAGGCCAAAAAGACCACAGAAGGGATTGTGGGAGAAAGCATAGTGTTGTTCACTTCGTCAGTGCCCTCCCCCTGGATGggaccccctcccctccggctCCGCAAGATCCTGGACCTGGCCCCCATCACTATCACAGACCACACGCCCATGGAAACAGTTGTTGACATGTTCCGGAAGCTGGGCCTGCGACAGACGCTTGTCACACACAATGG GCGGCTGCTGGGCATCATCACGAAAAAGGACGTTCTGCGCCACATCAAGTTCCTGGAGAGTGAAGACCCAGAGTCTGTCCTTTTCAATTGA